From one Flavobacterium kingsejongi genomic stretch:
- a CDS encoding FoF1 ATP synthase subunit delta/epsilon → MYLQIVSPEATLFSGEVTSVTVPGVDGEFQMLNNHAAIVSVLVEGTIKIAAPSFATSTSFEQKYSKNADKYLLPIKSGTLEMNDNKIMILVD, encoded by the coding sequence ATGTATTTACAAATTGTATCGCCAGAAGCTACACTATTTTCAGGAGAAGTTACTTCGGTAACCGTGCCAGGTGTTGACGGTGAGTTTCAAATGTTGAATAACCACGCTGCCATCGTTTCTGTTTTGGTAGAAGGTACTATTAAGATTGCAGCTCCAAGCTTTGCGACAAGCACAAGTTTTGAACAGAAATATTCAAAAAATGCCGATAAATATTTATTGCCGATCAAATCCGGAACATTGGAAATGAATGACAATAAAATAATGATTCTGGTAGACTAA